A part of Daphnia magna isolate NIES unplaced genomic scaffold, ASM2063170v1.1 Dm_contigs225, whole genome shotgun sequence genomic DNA contains:
- the LOC123467760 gene encoding uncharacterized protein LOC123467760, whose amino-acid sequence AYRIKKTTLGLPCHTLVNPALVTFLFFTLTVFQLATTLLTTKGIHILFPYYLPAISLHLLIILTCSNYIQQAEEILPRNNINETPLGRLFNNILNPISNLITRTSTITNTFVSTVTTATYTHCLPSTQFKIATAADPDADPVVVEVRSTAPCARRRRDVAEFLAQADSEIDIHPAEPLPIETSAVIDTPSESREIQPAQTELLSSKSDELVENPEIRQGSNSNAATKLVTVIATSFTFVAKTLTSTATLAAAEGLLCRPPGYAVC is encoded by the exons GCGTATCgtatcaagaaaacaacgttAGGCCTCCCGTGCCATACGCTCGTCAATCCCGCGCTCGTTACGTTCCTCTTTTTTACGCTAACGGTGTTCCAGCTGGCTACGACTTTATTGACGACAAAAGGTATACACATTTTGTTTCCCTATTATCTTCCAGCAATTTCGCTGCATTTGCTAATTATTCTTACATGCTCTAACTATATACAACAGGCTGAAGAAATTCTACCTAGGAACAACATCAACGAGACGCCCTTGGGTCGTTTATTCAACAACATTCTGAATCCGATCTCTAATTTAATTACGAGGACATCTACGATTACTAACACTTTTGTGTCGACGGTAACCACGGCAACCTACACCCACTGTCTACCCAGCACGCAGTTCAAAATAGCGACAGCTGCTGATCCAGATGCCGATCCGGTCGTCGTTGAAGTTCGTTCCACCGCACCTTGCGCCCGCCGTCGCCGAGATGTTGCCGAATTTTTAGCACAAGCCGATTCTGAAATCGACATTCATCCTGCTGAACCCCTACC GATTGAGACCAGTGCCGTTATTGATACCCCATCAGAAAGCAGAGAGATTCAGCCAGCCCAGACGGAACTGTTATCATCCAAGTCGGATGAACTGGTAGAAAATCCTGAGATCCGGCAAGGAAGCAATTCGAACGCGGCCACCAAACTGGTGACTGTTATCGCCACAAGTTTCACATTCGTCGCTAAAACTCTTACATCGACTGCAACATTGGCCGCAGCTGAGGGGCTGCTTTGTCGTCCACCCGGATACGCCGTTTGCTGA